A stretch of the Thermus thermophilus genome encodes the following:
- a CDS encoding type I restriction enzyme HsdR N-terminal domain-containing protein: MGENETLTTVVKDIVAKLESWRGINEAATTQAIILRVLQALGWDIWNPYEVVPQDTGAKYRPDFVLRLKKDRPVLVVEVKALDKTPTDDDRTQVVNYANGEGIRWSILTNGKLWEFFDNNKVEAKAPEKRVLYFDLDNPSAAEYLKKTLSKSFWENEKAPSDLADIAETIRKEIQTRQSLAQVKEKLRKALEEEYQRNEKGLRKAMENELSANERELAELNFGELVQELLDLSLTDPTEALKEKLKRYPATSGLTVEINGEKFFVKSWREFYCALVETAIHLGKKDVIKRLRSKKDIVPTPSRKTKSGKLYDESAFRKLSSGEYLFVHLSSESILRKLKVILSDLEIPFPLRVKDKKGKESELNKKGKESELISPLTSNTSPSTF, encoded by the coding sequence ATGGGCGAGAACGAAACCCTGACCACGGTTGTTAAGGACATTGTCGCCAAGCTTGAAAGCTGGCGCGGTATAAACGAAGCGGCTACAACACAAGCTATAATCTTACGGGTTCTCCAAGCCCTTGGTTGGGATATATGGAATCCCTATGAGGTCGTACCCCAAGATACAGGGGCTAAATATCGGCCAGATTTTGTGCTTCGCCTAAAAAAAGACAGGCCGGTCCTGGTTGTAGAAGTCAAGGCCCTAGATAAAACGCCCACTGACGACGACCGTACCCAGGTAGTTAACTACGCCAACGGTGAAGGAATCCGTTGGTCTATTCTCACCAACGGGAAGCTTTGGGAGTTTTTTGATAACAACAAGGTTGAGGCCAAGGCACCCGAGAAACGCGTCCTTTACTTTGATCTAGACAATCCGTCCGCCGCTGAGTACTTGAAAAAAACTCTTTCCAAGTCTTTCTGGGAAAACGAAAAGGCGCCTTCCGATCTTGCCGACATAGCCGAAACCATCCGGAAGGAAATCCAAACCCGGCAAAGCCTCGCCCAAGTTAAAGAAAAACTTAGAAAAGCCCTTGAAGAGGAATACCAACGCAACGAAAAAGGACTCCGAAAGGCTATGGAGAATGAACTTTCCGCCAACGAACGGGAGCTTGCAGAGCTAAATTTTGGGGAACTTGTACAAGAACTTTTAGACCTGAGTCTTACCGACCCCACAGAGGCACTTAAAGAAAAATTAAAAAGGTATCCAGCAACCTCCGGCTTAACCGTTGAGATAAACGGGGAAAAATTCTTCGTCAAAAGTTGGCGCGAGTTTTACTGTGCTTTGGTAGAAACTGCCATACACTTGGGCAAAAAAGATGTAATAAAAAGGCTACGGAGCAAGAAGGACATCGTGCCTACGCCTTCTCGCAAGACGAAAAGCGGAAAGCTTTACGACGAAAGTGCATTCAGAAAACTCAGCTCCGGGGAATACTTGTTTGTTCACCTTTCATCTGAAAGCATTCTCAGAAAACTCAAGGTTATTCTAAGTGATTTAGAGATACCGTTCCCTCTGCGGGTGAAAGATAAAAAAGGGAAGGAGTCCGAACTTAATAAAAAAGGGAAGGAGTCCGAACTTATCAGCCCCCTCACCTCCAACACCTCCCCGAGCACCTTCTGA
- a CDS encoding RluA family pseudouridine synthase: MVRFRREGVRLDQAVAEALSVSRAKAQAWIQAGRVRVGDRVVLKPAYRLKGEEVAVEPVEEAPMVLPEDLPIPILYEDEDVLALNKPPGLLTHPAPGVYSGTVVNLLLARYYGPVEKGPPELVRPGIVHRLDKDTSGVLVVAKHGGVLEALSRVFRDRLVMKRYLAITEGHPREGVLVAPIGRHPRERHKMHVGGVAARYAETEFQVLATAGPYALVEARPHTGRTHQIRVHLKYLGAPILGDELYGRKSPHIARQALHAYELRIPHPRTGRILELLAPVPQDMARAWEALGGRWPEEVVREGYTGAQ; this comes from the coding sequence GTGGTGCGCTTTCGTAGGGAAGGGGTGCGTCTGGACCAGGCGGTGGCGGAGGCCCTCTCCGTGAGCCGGGCCAAGGCCCAGGCCTGGATCCAGGCTGGGCGGGTCCGGGTGGGGGACCGGGTGGTTCTCAAGCCCGCCTACCGGCTCAAAGGGGAGGAGGTGGCGGTGGAGCCCGTGGAGGAGGCTCCCATGGTCCTCCCCGAAGACTTGCCCATTCCCATCCTCTACGAGGACGAGGACGTCCTGGCCCTGAACAAGCCCCCGGGCCTCCTGACCCACCCCGCCCCCGGGGTCTACTCGGGCACGGTGGTGAACCTCCTCCTCGCCCGCTACTACGGGCCCGTGGAGAAGGGGCCTCCCGAGCTCGTCCGCCCTGGGATCGTCCACCGCCTGGACAAGGACACGAGCGGCGTCCTGGTGGTGGCCAAGCACGGGGGGGTCCTCGAGGCCCTCTCCCGGGTCTTCCGCGACCGCCTGGTGATGAAGCGCTACCTGGCCATCACCGAGGGCCACCCCCGGGAAGGGGTCCTCGTCGCCCCCATCGGGAGGCATCCCCGGGAACGGCACAAGATGCACGTGGGCGGCGTCGCCGCCCGGTACGCCGAAACCGAGTTCCAGGTCCTGGCCACCGCAGGCCCTTACGCCCTGGTGGAGGCGAGACCCCACACGGGGCGCACCCACCAGATCCGGGTCCACCTCAAGTACCTCGGGGCCCCCATCCTGGGGGACGAGCTCTACGGGAGAAAGAGCCCCCATATCGCGCGCCAGGCCCTCCATGCCTACGAGCTCCGCATCCCCCATCCCCGCACGGGCCGGATCCTGGAGCTCCTCGCTCCCGTGCCCCAGGACATGGCCCGAGCCTGGGAGGCCCTGGGGGGGAGGTGGCCGGAGGAGGTGGTGCGGGAGGGGTATACTGGGGCGCAATGA
- the panB gene encoding 3-methyl-2-oxobutanoate hydroxymethyltransferase → MRRTVKDFRNAKGQRLVYLTAYDYPTARLAEAAGVDAILVGDSLGMVVLGYPSTVPVTLEEMLHHTKAARRGAPETFLVADLPYLAYATLDRALFAAERLLKEGGADAVKLEGGEEVAEIVRGLVRAGVPVLGHVGLTPQTASQLGGYKLQGQRPEEAERILKGALALEEAGAYGVVLEMVPARLAKEVTERLSIHTVGIGAGPHTDAQVLVFHDVVGLYGDFKPRFVKRYLEAGRLIQEALSRYAQEVREGVFPGEEHSF, encoded by the coding sequence GTGCGGCGCACGGTGAAGGACTTCCGCAACGCCAAGGGCCAGCGGCTCGTCTACCTCACCGCCTACGACTACCCCACGGCCCGCCTGGCCGAGGCGGCCGGGGTGGACGCCATTTTGGTGGGGGACTCCTTGGGGATGGTGGTTCTGGGCTACCCCTCCACGGTCCCCGTCACCTTGGAGGAGATGCTCCACCACACCAAGGCCGCCCGCAGGGGGGCCCCGGAGACCTTTCTCGTGGCCGACCTCCCCTACCTCGCCTACGCCACCCTGGACCGGGCCCTCTTCGCCGCGGAGCGCCTCCTCAAGGAGGGAGGGGCGGACGCGGTGAAGCTGGAGGGGGGCGAGGAGGTGGCGGAGATCGTCCGGGGCCTGGTGCGGGCGGGGGTTCCGGTCCTAGGCCATGTGGGCCTCACCCCCCAGACGGCGAGCCAGCTTGGCGGCTACAAGCTCCAAGGCCAGCGCCCCGAGGAGGCGGAGCGCATCCTCAAGGGGGCCTTGGCCTTGGAGGAGGCCGGGGCCTACGGCGTGGTCTTGGAGATGGTGCCCGCCCGCCTGGCCAAGGAGGTCACCGAGAGGCTTTCCATCCACACCGTGGGGATCGGGGCCGGGCCCCACACGGACGCCCAGGTCCTCGTCTTCCACGACGTGGTGGGGCTCTACGGCGACTTCAAGCCCCGCTTCGTGAAGCGCTACCTGGAGGCGGGCAGGCTCATCCAGGAGGCCTTGAGCCGGTACGCGCAGGAGGTCCGGGAGGGGGTCTTCCCCGGGGAGGAGCACAGTTTCTAA